The following are from one region of the Chitinivibrionales bacterium genome:
- a CDS encoding TraB/GumN family protein, which translates to MRRLLFLVSAVLFVSCAFYKAQLPGRINAENRLYINENAGFMLTLPPEWNVGTDPKSAPKEFKTLFKTLQTNSTEALLLGSSEGQRAFVRCLAEACDSSLESYFKLLVEAGKNELTPLRADYYRGAGRELIIWSYLVRNGRMSFKMIEYVFDLGGLKCRLSFWTLPGLTDDFRQTFDDVARSICVFDTAGDSADDTAAGCTRAWIAKDSARESRPLPYACDKKELDASNLSDDPCTGPPHLCLWKVTGPSSVCYLLGSIHLAKPEMYPLNPVVERAFDSSGCLTVEVNAASPEFQEKAKGLVQGAVYRDGTQLKDHLSPALEKRLEAYCAEKGIPVTLVARFKPWFVVLFLTDLQMKSLGLSPENGIDMHFLDKSGSKRVLELETFEQQEKLLVSLNGESFLSYTLADLDSSEKNINRMIKAWSCGNIAALEDMLFKDLVGRNSAEFSDILENFFFSRNKAMAAKIAGYLKEGKKCFVVVGAGHLIGKKSVVDLLQQAGYKVEQE; encoded by the coding sequence ATGAGGCGCCTGCTGTTCCTTGTATCGGCGGTCCTGTTTGTGTCCTGCGCATTTTACAAGGCGCAGCTGCCCGGTCGCATCAATGCCGAAAACCGCCTCTATATTAACGAGAATGCCGGATTCATGCTCACCCTGCCGCCTGAATGGAACGTGGGGACCGACCCCAAATCCGCTCCGAAGGAATTCAAAACCCTGTTCAAGACGCTCCAGACCAATTCCACAGAAGCGCTGCTCCTCGGCTCGAGCGAGGGCCAGCGCGCCTTTGTGCGCTGCCTTGCGGAAGCGTGTGATTCATCGCTGGAATCGTATTTCAAGCTGTTGGTCGAGGCCGGCAAAAACGAGCTCACGCCGCTACGCGCCGATTATTACCGGGGCGCGGGCAGGGAACTCATTATCTGGAGCTACCTGGTGAGAAACGGCAGGATGTCCTTCAAGATGATCGAATATGTTTTCGATCTGGGCGGATTGAAATGCCGTTTGAGCTTCTGGACCCTGCCAGGGCTCACCGATGACTTCCGGCAAACGTTTGATGACGTGGCGCGCTCCATCTGCGTCTTCGACACCGCAGGCGACAGCGCGGACGATACCGCGGCAGGATGCACCAGGGCATGGATCGCCAAAGACAGCGCCCGTGAAAGCAGGCCGCTCCCCTATGCCTGTGACAAGAAGGAACTTGACGCTTCAAATTTGTCCGATGATCCGTGCACTGGTCCGCCGCATTTGTGTTTGTGGAAGGTGACCGGTCCCTCATCGGTATGCTACCTGCTCGGCTCGATTCACCTTGCAAAACCGGAAATGTACCCGCTCAACCCGGTTGTGGAGCGCGCGTTCGATTCGAGCGGCTGTCTTACGGTCGAGGTGAACGCAGCGTCGCCGGAATTCCAGGAGAAGGCGAAAGGGCTCGTGCAGGGGGCGGTGTACCGCGACGGCACCCAGCTCAAGGACCACCTTTCCCCCGCTTTGGAAAAGAGACTCGAAGCGTATTGCGCCGAAAAAGGAATTCCCGTCACGCTGGTCGCCCGGTTCAAGCCGTGGTTTGTCGTGCTTTTCCTCACCGACCTCCAGATGAAATCGCTGGGGCTGTCGCCGGAGAACGGCATCGACATGCACTTTCTCGACAAGTCCGGCTCGAAACGCGTCCTGGAGCTCGAGACCTTCGAGCAGCAGGAAAAACTGCTCGTCTCGCTCAACGGCGAATCGTTCCTCAGTTATACCCTCGCCGACCTTGATTCATCGGAAAAAAACATTAACCGCATGATCAAGGCATGGTCGTGCGGCAACATCGCCGCGCTGGAGGACATGCTTTTTAAGGACCTTGTCGGCCGGAACAGCGCGGAATTTTCAGATATCCTCGAGAACTTTTTCTTTTCGAGAAACAAGGCGATGGCGGCAAAAATCGCCGGCTATCTTAAGGAAGGCAAAAAATGCTTTGTAGTGGTTGGGGCAGGACATCTGATCGGAAAGAAAAGCGTGGTTGATTTGCTGCAACAGGCGGGGTATAAGGTGGAGCAGGAGTAG